Within Bdellovibrionales bacterium, the genomic segment ACCACGATATTTATTCGATTGAGGATCTCAAGCAGCTCATCTTTGATTTGCGAAATCTGAATCCTAAGGCCGCCATATCTGTGAAACTCGTCTCGCAGGCCGGAGTGGGAACAGTCGCGGCCGGAGTTGCTAAAGCCTACGCCGATAAAATTCTCATTAGTGGTGATACAGGTGGAACTGGCGCAGCACCTCTCTCGTCAATTAAACATGTTGGAGGACCCTGGGAGATGGGTTTGGCCGAGACTCACCAAACGCTGGTTCTCAACGGAATGAGAGACAAAGTTCGGCTTGAATCAGATGGCCAAATGAGAACAGGCCGCGACATCGCGATCGCCTGCCTGTTGGGTGCTGACGAATTCGGTTTTTCAACAGCACCCCTTATTACTCAGGGCTGCTTGATGATGAAAAAATGTCATCTCAATACTTGTCCAGTCGGAATAGCCACTCAAGATCCAATTTTGCGCGAACGATTTAAAGGTTCCTCAGAGTATCTGATCCGATACTTCTTTTTTGTTGCTGAGGAAGTTCGGCAAATCATGGCTAAGATGGGATTTCGAACTCTCAAAGAAATGCGCGGACGAGTCGATCGCCTTGATTGGAACCAAAATCATCAGAATTGGAAGATCAAAACTTTGGACCTCTCGACTCTCTTACATCGAAGTCAAACCATCCATTCTTTTCCTAAACGGACCCATTCGCGTGTCGCACATCCTGATAAGGTATTGGATCGCGAACTCATTTCTCTGACTGAAAAATCCGTTGAACAAAATGAATCCATCTCTATTCGCATGAATATCAAAAATACCAATCTTTGCACCGGAACGCTACTCTCCGGCCATTTGGTTGAAAAATACGGAGCTTCAGGTCTGAGCGAAGATAGCATTCGCCTTCTGCTAAAGGGATCCGCCGGACAGAGTTTGGGGGCCTTCCTCATTCCAGGAATTTCGATACAGATCGAAGGTGAAGCCAACGATTACGCTGGAAAGGGACTTTGTGGTGGGAAAATCGCCATCTTCCCACCGGCTAACAGTCCTCTCTTGCCGTCTGAATCCATCATCGTCGGTAATACATCTCTCTACGGGGCGACATCTGGTGAGTTTTATGCCTATGGGCTTGCTGGAGAGCGTTTTGCCGTACGAAATAGTGGCGCCACCGCTGTCATTGAGGGAGTGGGAGATCATGGCTGTGAATACATGACGGGCGGAACTGTCGTCATTTTGGGTCCTGTGGGACGAAACTTTGCCGCAGGAGTGTCGGGCGGTCAAATTTTCGTCTGGGATCAAAGCAAAACGCTCTTGGACAATATAAATCCAGAAATGGTCACGGCTTTGCCACTTCACAATGACAAGCAAGAGCAGATTCTAAGGAAGATGATAGAAAAACACTATTCCTACACAAACAGCCATCGAGCTCATGAAATTTTAGAAAACTGGGAAATCAATCTGCCTCTCTTTTTTGCAGTCACTTGGCGCGGGGAAACTATGCCTCAAAAGAAATATTCGAGCACAACTTCAAAACTTGACATGACCAAACAGCCACTTGAGGTTCAACATGGGTGATATTCGAGGTTTTCTCAAATATCCGAGAAAGGGCCATACCTACCGACCGGTAGAGGAGCGAAAAAGGGATTGGAAAGAGGTGGAGGTCAAACCTCCGGCTGATAGCATTCAAAAACAAGCAGGCCGGTGCATGGACTGCGGTGTTCCCTTTTGCATGAGCCACAACGGTTGTCCGCTCGAGAACTTGATTCCTGAATGGAATAATCAGTTTCACGCGGGAGACACTCTTTCTGCTTGGCAGGCGCTGGAGGAGACAAATAATTTTCCAGAAATAACCGGACGTCTCTGCCCCGCACCCTGCGAAACATCATGTGTTGCTGGAAAAGACGGTGAACCCGTTACAATTCGGGCCATCGAACAAACTCTTGCCGATTTAGCGATAGCAAAAAACTGGATAAAGCCTTTACCACCAAAAAAGCGCTTTTCTCAAAATATTGCTCTGATCGGATCAGGCCCAGCGGGCTTGACTGCCGGCCAACAACTCAACCGCCTCGGATACAATGTCAGTATTTTCGAGAAATCCCCCCAGCCAGGTGGACTTCTTCGTTACGGCATTCTTAATTTTAAATATGAAAAATCAGGACTGGACGTGAGAATCCGCCAGTTGGAATCTGAGGGAATCAAATTTCGCTGTGGCATTGAAATTGGCAAGGATTTCTCAATTGACCAACTCACCTCCGAGTTTGATGTAATTGGCCTGACCATGGGAGCGGAACAGCCAAGAGATCTGATCATACCTGGTCGCGATCTCGGTGGAATTCATTTCGCCATGGAATTCTTAGTTCAGCAAAATATCCTCAACTCCGGAGAAAAACTGGCTCCCGACAAAATGATTTCTGCATTCAATAAAAACGTGATTGTCATCGGCGGAGGAGATACCGGCTCAGATTGCGTTGGGACCGCAATACGTCAGGGAGCAAAGAGCGTTCTTCAACTAGAGGTGCAACCTCGCCCCCCGCTTTTGCGGAGCACTGGGACCCCCTGGCCTCAGTGGCCCATGAAAATGAGAGTTTCACACGCTCACGAGGAAGGGGGAGAAAGACAGTGGTCGATTCTCACTCAGGAGTTTCTCGGCAATGACAAGGCTCAGGTCTCTGGACTGCGAATCATGGATGCAAAAACAGATGGAAGTGGCACCGAAATAACCAATTTGAGTTCTGAACTCAAAGCTGACTTGGTTTTAATTGCGATCGGCTTTAGTGGTCCTCGGCGACAAGGAATACTAGATAAAATAGGCATTGAGCTTGATGCACAAAACCGCCCCATCACAAATAAGACCTACCAAACATCAATTCCGCACATTTTTGCGGCAGGTGATGTTCGCCGAGGACAATCGCTGATCGTTTGGGCTATCGCTGAAGGCAGGAAAATGGCTGAAGCCATCGATACCTACCTCCAAACAGACGGAATAGATCGCCTGAGCCTGACTCGCTAAGGGCAGCTTTTCCCTGAACCTCTATTTTCTTTGGTTCGAACAGGCCAATCCGGAGCTCCCAAGTAGGGTGGTTCGACTATTTGCTGCCGTTCACGATGGAAAAGACGGTGAAATGCATTCCGTATGAGAGAATGATCTTCTTCTCTGTAAGCCTGTTGGCGATTGCGTGGATAATTAGAGCTATCAGTTCTATAAATCCAATCCCCATGTTCCTTACCGGAATGAGCAGCCGAGGCCTGTTTGGTTTGAAAAAATACAAAAATACTGGCGCAGAAAAAAAGCAAAAAAATCCCATTTCTCATTCAAAACCTCCAGAATCTACTATTATTTTGTACCCCGCCGGGACTGTAACCGTTCTCATTAAATAATGAAAGAGTGTCGATCTCATATTTTTAGTTCCTGAGAGTCGCGCACAGATAAACCTACATTCGTGTTCCAGCTCGGTCTTCCGACTCCAGGAGGCGATAACTAAAACCTAAGGCAAAGGTCAAATTAAGAGGATCCCTAAATAGGGGACTGTGATCATTTCTAGAAAAGCCAAAATAGTCCATTTTTACACCAACAAAAAACCTTGTGTCTTCTGTCATTTCACGTGAAGCACCGAGGGTCAAAGAGGTGCCTAAATAGCCCCCGTGTGCTTGAAAAGACGGACGATCAGGGCGCGAGTGTTCGGCCGGAACCTCATAAAAGTAATCCATCAACTGATCGCTTGCAAAAATCATTGAAAGGAGAATCGTTCCTTCCAAATCTTCATCAAAAATATTGCTATTGCGATATTCAAGCTCCGGTTGAAATAAATAACCTCGGTCATCAGCTCGTGTAAAATCAGTAGAAAATACGTAGCGAACAGGAAGATTAAAATTAAGCCGGTGTTTTCCTTGGTCGAAAATGTGTACTCTCAGTCGCGGCCCTACCTCTCCGATCCAATCAATGTCGGGCATTCCCCTTCGGGCCTGATTATCACCGCTATCGGCTGGGAATCCGGCTGAAGCACTCAGGTCAAATTCAACTTTTTCGCGATCCACGAGGCGCCCACGAATTCCACCCTCATCATCTGCCCTTAAAACCTTACCCCGATAAAAGACATAGGGAACCGCCAGGGCCCGCAATTTTCCCTGCTCTGCCGCTGGATAATCTGACATAAAAAAAGTGGCTCCGGCCAATCCAATCTCGTAGAGAGGCAACTGACTTTCATGATCACGTATATCTGCACTGCTATTGAAACAACAGACAAACAGCCAAACAGTGAAAGGGATTCGCCTTGAAAAAAAACGAATCAAATCCAAAAAGATTTCACTCCCCGTTCTCGTGCCATGGCAGCGGCATCATTGTAGCCCGCATCTATATGACGAAATAGTCCCATGGCCGGATCTGCGTTCAAGACTCGCTCCAAGCGCCGTGCCGCTGCAGCCGTTCCATCGGCGACAATCACCTGTCCCGCGTGAAGACTGTAGCCCATACCAACTCCACCACCCTGATGAAAACTCACCCAAGTTGCACCGCAAGCGGTGTTCACGAGGGCATTTAAAATCGGCCAATCGCCAACCATATCAGAGCCGTCCTTCATACCTTCTGTTTCACGGTTAGGACTCGCCACAGAACCGCAGTCAAGATGATCGCGACCAATCACAATTGGAGCTCTCACCTTTCCCGTCGCAACGAGTTCGTTAAACCTAAGACCTGCCAAAGATCTTTCGCCGTATTCAAGCCAACAAATGCGAGCCGGCAATCCCTGAAAAGCGATCCGCTTTTCTGCCATATCAAGCCAGCGCAAGAGATTTTTTTTGTGAGGAAACAATTCTCGAAGTGCATCATCTGTGACTTGAATATCTTTGGGATCGCCACTCAGCGCCACCCAACGAAAAGGTCCACTGCCCCGACAAAACAAGGGGCGAATATACTCAGGAACAAAACCGGGTATTTTGAATGCATCTTTCTCTCCACCCTCAAAAGCCACTGCCCTTATATTATTCCCATAGTCAAAGGTAACAGCTCCGCGCTTTTGCATCAAAAGCATTCCCTGCACATGAGCCACAATAGAGGCCTTTGCTTTTTCCAAATACAGTTGAGGATGAGATTTTCGCAATTGAGCGGCCTCAGAAATCGAGTGTCCCTCCGGAATATATCCGTTCAAGGGGTCATGAGCAGAAGTCTGATCGGTCAGGAGATCGGGTAGAAAACCTCGCTCATTTAACTCCCTGATCACCGTCGCCATGTTGCCCAATAGAGCCACACTTCTGGCAACTCCCTCTTTGCGATAGCGAGCCACACGCTCAAGCGCATCATCAATGCCTTCGGCCACTTCATCGATGTACCTTGTATCAAGTCGCTTTTGAATGCGAGCGGGATCAACCTCAACAGCAAGAACATTGGCACCAGCAAAAACGCCGGCGAGCGGTTGAGCACCACCCATTCCTCCAAGTCCTGCCGTCAGAATCGTTCGTCCTCGCAAATCACCAGAGAAATGCCTTCGCCCTGCTTCAACAAATGTTTCAAAAGTTCCCTGAACGATCCCCTGAGACCCAATATAAATCCATGATCCGGCCGTCATCTGCCCATACATCATGAGACCTTTTCTTTCGAGCTCGTCAAAAACCTCCCAAGTCGCCCATTTGGGCACGAGATTGGAGTTTGCTAAAAGCACCCTCGGCGCATCCTCATGGGTTTTGATCGTGCCAATCGGCTTTCCAGATTGGATGATGAGAGTCTCATCAGATTCTAACTCCTTCAAGGCCAGCAAAATGCGATCGTAAGACAGCCAATCCCGGGCTGCCTTGCCCCGCCCTCCGTAGACAATCAATTCATCAGGATACTCTGCCACCTCCGAATCAAGATTATTTTGAATCATTCGGTAAGCAGCTTCTTGCAACCAACCCTTACAATTCAGCTGAGATCCGTGAGGTGATCTGATGATACGCTTTACCATTCCAAAGCTCCCACACTTGACTGGATGCAATTGAGCAAACTTTCAGAGCGAATCAGTTTTTTGATCGCCTCGATATCTCGATAAAAAGCCCGATCAGTTTCGGCAAAGGGAACTTCCGATCGGATCAGCTCCAAAGCTCCCAAAACTCCTCCAGCTGGCTTTAAAGGCGCCAACAACTCCAAGCCCTGAGCTGCGCACAAAAACTCCATTGCCACAATATTTTCAGCATTGCGAATAATAGCCCCAAGTTTTCTGGCCGCGATCGTTCCCATGCTCACATGGTCTTCTTTATCGGCAGAGGTCGGAATGCTATCCACGCTCGCCGGATGTGAAAGAATTTTATTTTCGCTCACCAAAGAAGCTGCCGACACCTGGACGATCATCAGCCCGCTATTCAAGCCTCCCTTCGGAGCCAAAAATGCGGGAAGCCCGCTCAATGCTGGATTCATGAGCTTTTCAATTCGACACT encodes:
- a CDS encoding MipA/OmpV family protein, giving the protein MDLIRFFSRRIPFTVWLFVCCFNSSADIRDHESQLPLYEIGLAGATFFMSDYPAAEQGKLRALAVPYVFYRGKVLRADDEGGIRGRLVDREKVEFDLSASAGFPADSGDNQARRGMPDIDWIGEVGPRLRVHIFDQGKHRLNFNLPVRYVFSTDFTRADDRGYLFQPELEYRNSNIFDEDLEGTILLSMIFASDQLMDYFYEVPAEHSRPDRPSFQAHGGYLGTSLTLGASREMTEDTRFFVGVKMDYFGFSRNDHSPLFRDPLNLTFALGFSYRLLESEDRAGTRM
- a CDS encoding glutamate synthase subunit beta, translating into MGDIRGFLKYPRKGHTYRPVEERKRDWKEVEVKPPADSIQKQAGRCMDCGVPFCMSHNGCPLENLIPEWNNQFHAGDTLSAWQALEETNNFPEITGRLCPAPCETSCVAGKDGEPVTIRAIEQTLADLAIAKNWIKPLPPKKRFSQNIALIGSGPAGLTAGQQLNRLGYNVSIFEKSPQPGGLLRYGILNFKYEKSGLDVRIRQLESEGIKFRCGIEIGKDFSIDQLTSEFDVIGLTMGAEQPRDLIIPGRDLGGIHFAMEFLVQQNILNSGEKLAPDKMISAFNKNVIVIGGGDTGSDCVGTAIRQGAKSVLQLEVQPRPPLLRSTGTPWPQWPMKMRVSHAHEEGGERQWSILTQEFLGNDKAQVSGLRIMDAKTDGSGTEITNLSSELKADLVLIAIGFSGPRRQGILDKIGIELDAQNRPITNKTYQTSIPHIFAAGDVRRGQSLIVWAIAEGRKMAEAIDTYLQTDGIDRLSLTR
- the hutU gene encoding urocanate hydratase, whose protein sequence is MVKRIIRSPHGSQLNCKGWLQEAAYRMIQNNLDSEVAEYPDELIVYGGRGKAARDWLSYDRILLALKELESDETLIIQSGKPIGTIKTHEDAPRVLLANSNLVPKWATWEVFDELERKGLMMYGQMTAGSWIYIGSQGIVQGTFETFVEAGRRHFSGDLRGRTILTAGLGGMGGAQPLAGVFAGANVLAVEVDPARIQKRLDTRYIDEVAEGIDDALERVARYRKEGVARSVALLGNMATVIRELNERGFLPDLLTDQTSAHDPLNGYIPEGHSISEAAQLRKSHPQLYLEKAKASIVAHVQGMLLMQKRGAVTFDYGNNIRAVAFEGGEKDAFKIPGFVPEYIRPLFCRGSGPFRWVALSGDPKDIQVTDDALRELFPHKKNLLRWLDMAEKRIAFQGLPARICWLEYGERSLAGLRFNELVATGKVRAPIVIGRDHLDCGSVASPNRETEGMKDGSDMVGDWPILNALVNTACGATWVSFHQGGGVGMGYSLHAGQVIVADGTAAAARRLERVLNADPAMGLFRHIDAGYNDAAAMARERGVKSFWI